The following proteins come from a genomic window of Sander vitreus isolate 19-12246 chromosome 14, sanVit1, whole genome shotgun sequence:
- the cks1b gene encoding cyclin-dependent kinases regulatory subunit 1, producing MSHKQIYYSDKYDDDKYEYRHVMLPKDIAKRVPKTHLMSETEWRNLGVQQSQGWVHYMIHQPEPHILLFRRPLVNQPKVIRERIAGSLEDQSCLSQINPK from the exons ATGTCTCACAAACAGATTTACTACTCTGATAAATATGACGATGACAAATACGAGTACAG GCATGTAATGCTACCCAAAGACATTGCAAAGCGTGTACCCAAGACCCATTTGATGTCGGAGACAGAATGGAGGAACCTGGGAGTCCAGCAGAGCCAAGGATGGGTGCATTACATGATCCACCAGCCAG AGCCCCACATCTTGCTGTTCCGGCGCCCTCTGGTAAATCAGCCTAAAGTCATAAGGGAGAGAATTGCTGGGTCCTTGGAAGATCAATCCTGCTTGTCACAAATCAACCCAAAATAG
- the pbxip1a gene encoding pre-B-cell leukemia transcription factor-interacting protein 1 produces the protein MSDNSNSTGSSSGSSTNSWTLLSPEEAAVENVGPVDDGTESLGDVPSLSEDVTGAAASDIPVETVLSEEGHQVCQETSPESSEGPIPSSPTQISPLPPNLLDPLDLDLESQPPVIHDIVTSSPSDNEHLGATPFVTNIDMGAPLDIPDADLLPAEPEESCSTHLLTEIPVFTEQGLDTPADIGMVLASPAGESPVFTAEPEVSIPTETLTATDPPPHVEADISFVPESTESPSLVPESLVTESPINDSPAPETVGLVEAEGEAALKKEEMEPSETVTQDGREEGEEKEEEGEEEEPSSGFDLGDTSSFDDGLRRRNVPSFEEPRPRTSDEEDEDEEVEFKLAEKKEEKPWFSLNKCIVGSLILLFLGSLFLSGDFDASELSDVEQSQDWLSSDPQDMKELLDKLTQENQQIAQLEAQLQSQQEELESALKAVAASGDEKGQADLEKDNRKLKEELSSLPELKKELESLRSRVTELSQLTDVQEMPATTSSSAPQPGDKDGQSYQKAAGPERRKDTNEGGWLKEELQRQKVLLEESKKRLQGMKKDGGDRKRVRDSLEEIQRKLSEQVERWGKKKPQESKWKENKGKSNERDHWKKDEKKEWKHSKEGGRRDKEEKKEKGWKSQKQNSHKEAWRKHQNEWERKKDERRMDREERRKEKPWHSQPGKNSHNHHQHQPHHQQPHQPHQHKHNDFWRDQEQKLRRNVRPQLGCSSVEDCASKEGLYPVELPEFEELLEGYLSKLEGSSSESKDKIRKLTAEFFEDGGFIHDRVLFSDFAEDVADILEDMVDVLEDGGKKDDDSLEEEMEEFEREALWKFAATA, from the exons ATGTCtgacaacagcaacagcacagGCAGCAGCAGTGGCTCCTCAACCAACAGCTGGACCCTCCTCTCCCCCGAG GAAGCTGCTGTTGAGAATGTCGGGCCAGTAGATGACGGCACTGAGAGCCTGGGTGACGTCCCGAGTCTCTCTGAGGATGTGACAG GAGCTGCTGCAAGTGACATTCCAGTAGAAACTGTCCTGTCTGAAGAAGGCCATCAG GTGTGTCAAGAGACCTCTCCAGAGTCCAGTGAGGGACCCATCCCATCTAGTCCAACCCAGATTAGTCCTCTCCCACCCAACCTTCTTGATCCTCTAGACCTTGACCTGGAGAGTCAGCCTCCAGTCATCCATGACATTGTAACCAGCTCCCCCAGTGACAACGAGCACCTAGGAGCCACACCCTTTGTCACCAACATTGATATGGGGGCTCCACTCGATATTCCTGATGCCGATCTCCTGCCAGCGGAGCCCGAGGAGTCCTGCTCCACTCATCTCCTGACTGAGATCCCTGTCTTTACAGAACAAGGGCTTGACACGCCTGCTGATATCGGGATGGTTCTTGCCAGCCCTGCTGGGGAGAGTCCTGTCTTCACTGCTGAACCTGAGGTCAGCATCCCCACAGAGACCCTTACAGCCACTGATCCTCCCCCTCATGTTGAAGCTGATATCAGCTTTGTTCCAGAGAGTACAGAGTCACCAAGCCTAGTCCCAGAGAGCCTGGTGACAGAAAGCCCCATCAATGATAGTCCTGCACCAGAGACTGTTGGTTTAgtagaggcagagggagaggcAGCTTTGAAAAAGGAGGAGATGGAGCCATCTGAGACAGTGACCCAGGATGggagagaagaaggagaagaaaaagaagaagaaggagaagaagaag AACCATCCAGCGGTTTTGATTTGGGCGACACAAGCAGCTTTGATGATGGACTGAGGAGGAGGAATGTCCCCTCCTTTGAGGAGCCAAGACCAAGAACATCAGATGAGGAAGACGAGGACGAGGAAGTGGAGTTCAAACTTGCtgagaagaaagaggaaaagccATGGTTCTCCTTGAACAAATGCATTGTGGGTTCTTTGATCCTGCTTTTCTTAGGTTCCCTCTTCCTCTCAG GTGACTTTGACGCCTCTGAACTGAGTGATGTAGAACAAAGCCAG GACTGGCTTAGCAGTGATCCACAGGATATGAAAGAGCTATTGGATAAACTGACACAGGAAAACCAGCAAATCGCTCAGCTAGAGGCTCAACTACAG TCGCAGCAAGAAGAACTCGAATCAGCACTGAAAGCAGTAGCAGCAAGCGGGGATGAAAAGGGACAAGCAGATCTGGAAAAAGACAACAGAAAGTTGAAGGAGGAGCTGTCATCTCTGCCTGAGCTGAAGAAAGAGCTGGAGAGTCTGAGGTCCAGGGTGACCGAACTCAGCCAGCTCACAG ATGTTCAGGAAATGCCTGCAACTACCTCAAGCTCAGCCCCTCAGCCTGGTGACAAAGATGGTCAGAGTTACCAGAAAGCAGCGGGCCCTGAGAGGAGGAAGGACACAAATGAGGGAGGTTGGCTGAAGGAAGAACTCCAGAGGCAGAAAGTTCTTCTGGAGGAGAGCAAGAAGAGACTGCAAGGGATGAAAAAAGATGGAGGCGACAGGAAACGAGTGAGGGATAGTTTGGAGGAGATCCAGAGGAAGCTTTCTGAACAAGTTGAGAGGTGGGGTAAGAAGAAGCCACAGGAGTCCAAGTGGAAAGAGAACAAGGGCAAAAGCAATGAGCGCGACCACTGGAAGAAAGACGAAAAGAAAGAGTGGAAGCATAGCAAGGAGGGAGGACGGAGAgacaaagaagagaagaaggagaagggtTGGAAATCTCAGAAGCAAAACTCTCACAAAGAGGCATGGAGGAAACACCAGAACGAGTGGGAGAGGAAGAAGGACGAGCGCAGAATggacagagaagagaggaggaaggagaaacCGTGGCACAGCCAGCCTGGTAAGAACTCCCACAACCATCACCAGCACCAGCCTCACCACCAACAGCCCCACCAGCCTCATCAGCACAAGCACAATGACTTCTGGAGAGACCAGGAGCAGAAGCTTCGACGCAACGTCCGCCCCCAGCTTGgctgcagctctgtggaggactGCGCCAGCAAGGAGGGGCTCTATCCAGTGGAGCTGCCCGAGTTTGAGGAACTGCTGGAGGGCTACCTGAGCAAGCTTGAAGGATCTTCATCTGAGAGCAAAGACAAGATCCGGAAGCTGACTGCAGAGTTCTTTGAGGATGGCGGGTTTATCCACGACAGGGTTCTTTTCAGTGACTTTGCTGAGGACGTGGCGGACATTCTGGAGGACATGGTGGACGTTTTGGAGGACGGTGGGAAGAAGGACGACGACTCcctggaggaggagatggaggagttTGAACGGGAAGCCCTGTGGAAGTTTGCCGCCACAGCTTAA